In the genome of Streptomyces sp. SAI-127, the window GCCTGACCCCGAACGACGGTCTGGGCGGCATCTACAAGGGCCTGGAGTCCCTGCCCGAGGGCGCCGCGATCAAGGCGTCCTTCGACGCCGAGCTCGCCGAGGGCCCTGCCCTGGCGATGGTCGACTCCGACAAGGGCATCACCAACCTGCACGTGCCGTCCGACGTGATCGTGGACGCCTCGATGCCGGCCATGATCCGCACCTCCGGCCACATGTGGGGCCCGGACGGCCAGGAGGCCGACACCCTCGCGGTGCTGCCGGACTCGTCGTACGCCGGTGTCTACCAGGCCGTGATCGAGGACTGCCGTGCCAACGGCGCCTACGACCCGTCGACCATGGGCTCCGTCCCGAACGTCGGCCTCATGGCGCAGAAGGCCGAGGAGTACGGCTCCCACGACAAGACCTTCGAGATCCGGACCACGGGCACGGTCCGCCTCGTCGACCAGAACGGCAACGCCGTCATCGAGCAGACGGTCTCCGCCGGCGACATCTTCCGCGCCTGCCAGACCAAGGACGCCCCGATCCGCGACTGGGTGAAGCTGGCCGTCACCCGCGCCCGCGCCACCGGCAACCCGGCCGTGTTCTGGCTGGACGAGACCCGCGCGCACGACGCCAACCTGATCGCCAAGGTCAACGCGTACCTCCCGGAGCACGACACCGAGGGCCTGGACATCCGGATCCTCAACCCAGTCGAGGCGACCAAGCTGTCGGTGGAGCGCATCCGCCGCGGCGAGGACACCATCTCCGTCACCGGCAACGTGCTGCGTGACTACCTGACCGACCTGTTCCCGATCCTGGAGCTGGGCACCAGCGCCAAGATGCTGTCGGTCGTCCCGCTGATGGCGGGCGGCGGCCTGTTCGAGACGGGCGCCGGCGGCTCCGCGCCGAAGCACGTCCAGCAGCTGGTCAAGGAGGACTACCTGCGCTGGGACTCCCTCGGTGAGTTCTTCGCGCTGGTCCCGTCCCTGGAGCAGTACGCCGACTTCACGGGCAACTCCCGTGCGAAGGTCCTCGCCCACACCCTCGACCGCGCCACGGCGACCTTCCTCAACGAGGACAAGTCCCCGACCCGTCGCGTCGGCGGCATCGACAACCGCGGCAGCCACTTCTACCTGTCCCTGTACTGGGCCCAGGAGCTGGCCGCGCAGACCGACGACGCGGACCTGGCGAAGGCCTTCGCCCCGCTCGCCGAGACGCTCGCCGCGAACGAGCAGAAGATCGTCGAAGAGCTGAACGCCGTCCAGGGCAAGCCGGCCGACATCGGCGGCTACTACCGGCCCGACCCGGCCAAGGCCGCGAAGATCATGCGCCCGTCGACGACGTGGAACGAGACGCTGGCGTCCTTGAGCTGACCCAGGCTCGCCGCGTGACCTCGCCCCGGCCGGCAGCTGCCCGGCCGGGGCGAGGTCGTCTCCGCTGTGGGGTGACAGTCACCAGTCCCGGGTCGCGATGAGCTCCTCGACGTCGGCGTCCGCGAAGCCGTAGGCGCCGGCCACGAACCAGAAGTTCTCGGCTATCTCCTCGCGGGCCACGGTCTCGATGTCGAAGTCGTCGTCCTGCAGGTCGTTGAACTCCTCGGTGGCCGCCTGGGTCAGCACGTACAGCGCGGACAGGTCGGCGGGCCGGTCCGCCTCGATCCGCTCGCACAGCCGCAGCAGGATCTCCTTGCCCCGGTCCACCGCGCGGTCGGGGTAGTAGCCGTCCCGGTAGAGCGCCTCGAGGAACGAGTGGGCGGTCACCTGCTGGTTGCTGATGTTCATGCTGAGATGGTGCACCACGCCACTGACAACGCCCCGGGAGCAGCCGTATGACCTCGTTCGACCTGTTGCCCGGTGCCGGGCGGTCGCCGGTGATCCTCCATGTGCCGCACTCGGCGCGGGAGATACCGGCCGAGGTACGGGCCGGGATCGTGCTGGACGACGTCGCGCTGGAGCGGGAGCTCGATCACATCGTGGACGCGCACACGGCCCGGCTCGCCGAGGAGGCGGCGCGTCGGGCCCGCCTGATGCCGTGGCGGTTCGTGAACCGGCTCTCGCGGTTGGTCGTCGATCCCGAGCGGTTTCCGGACGGGCGGGAGGAGATGCTCGCCGTGGGGATGGGGGCCGTGTACACGCGGACCACGCACGGGGCGGAGCTGCGGCCCGCGGGCACCGACCCCGAGCCGCTCCTCGCGCGCTACTTCCGGCCGTACGCCCGGGCGATGACGGACGCCGTGGCCGAGCGGCTGGCCGTCACCGGGCGGGCCGTCGTCATCGACGTGCACTCCTATCCCAGCGCGCCGCTGCCCTACGAGCTGCACGGCGCGGGGCCACGGCCGCCGGTCTGCCTCGGTACCGACTCCTTCCACACCCCGCCCGAACTGCTCGCCGCGGCCCGGGAGGCGTTCGGGGACGTCGGGCTGGACAGTCCGTTCGGTGGGACGTACGTGCCGCTGGAGTTCTACGGCCGCGAGCCCCGGGTGAGTGCCCTGATGGTGGAGATCCGGCGGGACACGTACATGACGGAACCGGGCGGGCCCGCCGGGCCGGGGCTCCACCGGCTCGCGCAGGCACTCGCCGCTCTCGTGGACTCTCTGGACTCTCCTGACGTGCGGTTCAGACGGTGAGCCAGTCGGTGACGATCACTCCTTCACCGGTCCGCAGCCGCAGGGCGAAGGGACCGGCGGGCGACGCCTCGTAGAGGAAGCGCCCCATGTCGTCGGTCGCGAGCGGCGAGCCCGCCTGGGGACCGCTGAGCACCTCGATCCGGGCCGACTGGGGCGGCAGCACCTGCCCCATGAGGCCCTGCGGGGTGAGTTCGACGTCGACCGTCACCTCGCCCGCGTGGAAGGTCAGCATCCGCGGCGCCCCCGTCGCTCCCCTCACCGGAAGGGCGTCCACCACCGAGTCGAAGGTGAGCTCGGCGATCCGGCTGTCCAGGTCGTGCAGCGCGAACGCCTCGACGGCGATCTGCCGCAGGGCGGGCGGTACGGGGTCCAGGATGGCCGTCGCCTGCCGTAGCTCCTCCTCCAGCAGTTCGAGGGCGAACTCCTCGTCCGGCGACGTCTCTTCGTCGAAGACTGCGTCCTGATCGTCCCGATCGTCGTTCATGTCGCTCATACCGCCCCCCGGGCTTCGAGCCGCGCCCGCAGCCGCCGCAGGCAGCGCTGGCGCAGTGGTCCGATACTGCCCACCGCGATCCCCAGGGCGGCGGACACCTCCTGGTATCCGGGCTTCGGCGAGGCCATCAGGATGCGCAGCAACTGCCGGCAGCGCTCGCCGAGTTCCTCGAACTCCTGCCACAGGTACCGGACACGCTCGCTCTGGGCGGCGGCCTCCTCGGAGTCGATGAACGACTGCTCGGGCGTACGGTCCTCGCTGATCCGGTCCAGGAGCTGCGGATCGTCCGTGACGGTCAGCCGCCTTAAGCTCTTGAGCACCTTCAGGCTCTCGTGGCGCGCGGTGCTCGCCAGCCAGGACTTGGCCTTGTCGGGTTCGCGGATCCGCCCGAGGTGCTGGGCGAAGCGGAACCACACGGTCTGGTACACCTCGTGCGCGTCGGCGTCGGAGAGACGGTGCGCGCGCACGACGGACCACACCAGTGGGCTCAGCCCTTCCACGAGCGCCTTCCAGGCCGCCGCGTCACCGTCGACGGCGGACTGGACCAGCGCACCGACGTCTGCTCGGTCCACGGTCCCACCCCTCGTGTACGGCAAGTCATCGTACGCCGTGGAAGGGACCACTCCGGCCGTCATGCGCCGACAGGGCGCTGCACGACCGGCACCGGGCGCCAGCCGGCCGGCCTCAGCGCCGGTACGTGCGCCCCGCGCACTTCGGCGAACTGCGTGTTCGTGGCGAGCAGCTGCTGCCGGGCGGCGCGCGGGTCGGTCTCCTTGTTCGCGGTCATGTGGGCGGCGACCAGGCCTGCCACGACCGGGGTCGCGAAGGAGGTGCCGCTCCAGTGGGCGTACCCCTCGAACATCACCTGGTCCGGCTTGGCCGGGGTGCCGTCCTCGCTCAACACGCCGACGTGGGAGGGGGACTGGCAGGTGCACACGTAGGTGAAGCCGTACCTGCAGGCCTCGTAGGTGGAGTGCTGGTAGAGGTACGGCACGGGCGCGTCGAAGCCGGTGAGGGCGCTGGTGAGCCGCTCGCCCGGGGCGTAGACCTTCACCCAGGAGCCGTGGTTGCTGAAGCAGGCGCCGAACTCGCCGTCGCCGCGCAGCGCGCCGACCGACAGGACGACGTCCTGGTACTCGGGCAGGTCGGCGTAGGCGGCGGGCCAGAAGGGGCTGGCGCTGGCGTTGTTGCCGGCCGCGGCGACCAGCAGGGTGCCGTGGGTGCGCAGTTCCTGCATGAAGGCGTCCATGCCGAGCAGTCCGTCGCTGCGGCCGTTGGAGGTGCCCGCGGAGAGGCTGATGAGGTCGGGCCAGCCGTCGGCGACGGCCTCGAAGAGTTTCTCGCCGAGCTCGGACTCCAGGATGGCGCCCGCGTCGTTGAGGGTGTTGCGGACGGTGATGTCGGTGTTGGGCGCGACGGCCGCGAGGACACCGGCGATGAACGTGCCGTGGCCGACGTACTGGAGGAGGTTGCCGGCCCCGTCGGTCTCGGTGCCGTGCAGGTCGCCCTCGACGTGGGCGAGCAGCGGGACCAGGCCGTGGTCGTGGGTGAGTCCGTTGTCGACGACGAGGACCCCCACGGCGGTGTCGGGGTCGTGACCGGCTTCCGCGGGGGCCGGGTTGGTGCCCTGGCTGAGCGCGGCGGGCACGGGCTCGTCGCCGGGGCAGGAGTTGACCGCGATCGACACCACGTGGTTGCGGCTGACGAGTCGGTGTCCGGCGCGCCCCTCGCGCTCGCTCATGGCGCGCAGGGCGTGGGTGACGGCACGGTCGCCGCGCCGGTCGCCGTGGCCCGGGTCGCCGACCTTGATCCGGGTGATGCCCGAGCGGTTGGTCTCCGGGCTGTCCCGGCGCACATGGTCGCCGGTCAGACCGGTCGCCTCGGTGAAGTGGGTGCGCACGGTCTCCTCGACGAGCGCCGCGTCGCGCCCGTCGCGGGCGAGCACGACACCTTTCTCGTAGATGAACTCCGAGGCGTCGTCGGGTCCCAGTGCCAGCGGGACGTCGGGCATGGAGCGCTGGATCTGGTCGAACTGCTCGTGGAATCGCTGAGGTGCCATGGCGTTCCCTTCCACTGAGGCGGCGGTCGTCAGTCAGAGCCGCGGGGCCGGTGATTGATACAGCGCCAAACCGGTGTGGCCTGCCACCTGGGCCACTACCATCCATGGAGTGACAGCGGGAAGCGACTCGGTTCTCGAACTTCTGCCGATGGTGTTCGCCGCCCCCAACCAGGCGCTGGCGAGGGCAGAGGAAGTACTCGGCTCGGATCCCTCACCGCTGCACGCCTCCGTCGCCCATCAGGTGATCGGCATCTGGCAGCGGGACTGGGGCGACATGCGGATCGCCCTGGACCATCTGCGCCGGGCCCGCGATCTCGCGGCGCGCTCGGAGTCGGCCGACCGGGAGGCGGACGTGCTGGCCGCGCTCGGTGTGGCGCTGGTCCACGCCGGGCGGACCCGGCAGGGTCTGGCGGCGCTGGAGCGGGGGGTGGAGGTCGGCAGCGGGCACACCCGCGCGCGCGTCCTGTTCCGGCGTGCCTACGCGTCCTGGGTCCTCGGGCATCACCGGGCGGCGCTGGAGGACGTACGGCGGGCGGTTCCTGTGCTGCGGCAGGCCGACGACGTGATCTGGACGGCGCGGGCACTGACCCTGCGGGCCACCGTGCATCTGGCGCTCGGGGCGGTGGAGCGGGCGGACGCCGACTTCACGGCGGCGGAGGCGCTGTGGGACACCACGGGCCAGGAGCACGACAAGGCCGACGCGGTGGAGAGCCGGGGGCTGGCCGCGTACCGGTCGGGGAACATACCCGCCGCGCTGCGGCTGCTCGACGAGGCGCAGGAGCGGTACGCCAAGCTCGGCACGCCGATGTTCATGCTCAACATCAGGCGCTGCGAGGTCCTGATGGCGGCGGGGCTCGCCCCGGAGGCGCTCGCGGAGGCGGACGCGGCGATCGGGGTGCTGGACGGGATCGGCGGGCAGTCCACCCGCAAGGCGGAGCTGCTGCTCGCCGCGGCGCGGGCGGCCCGGCTCGCGGGGGACGCCCACACCGCGATCGCGCGCGCCGACCTGGCCGTACGGCTGTTCGCGGGACAGCGGCGCACCTGGTGGGAGACGCATGCGCGGCTGGTGCTGATCGAGGCGCGGGTCGCCGCCGGGCGCGGCTCGGGACGGCTGGTCGCGGACGCGGCCGCGGTCGCCGACCGGCTGGCCTCCTTCGGCGCGCCCGCCGCCCCGGAGGCCTCACTGCTCGCGGGCCGGATCGCGCTCGGCCTGGGGTGGCGGGAGGACGCCCAGCGGCATCTGGAGGTGGCGGCCCGCAGCCGGCACAGCGGGCCGCCGCTGGCGCGGATGACGGGGTGGGCGGCGCAGGCGCTGTGGGCGCGGGCCGTGGGCTCCGACCGGCGGGTGCTCGAGGCCTGTCGCCGGGGTCTCGACGTGCTCGACCACCACCGTACGACGCTCGGTGCCTCGGAACTCCGGGCACGGGCCACCGCTCAGGGCGCTGAGCTGGCCGGGCTCGCCGCGCGGGCCTCGCTCGCCTCGGGCGGGCCGCGGCGGCTGCTGGTGTGGAGCGAGCGCTGGCGGGCCACGGTGTTGTCCGCGCCGCCGACCCGCCCGCCGGCCGATCCCGAACTGCTCAGTGGCCTGACCGCGTTCCGGGAGATCGCGGCCCGGGCGGAGGCGGCTCGGATGGAGGGCCGGCCGGTGCCGACGCTGGAGCGTGAACAGCGGCGCCTGGAACGGGAGATCCGCTCCCGGACCCTCCACATGCGGGGAGACGCGCCCGGTGACGGCTACCGGTTCGACCCCCGCAGGCTGCTGGAA includes:
- a CDS encoding NADP-dependent isocitrate dehydrogenase, encoding MTDSTIIYTHTDEAPALATYSFLPVVQAYASQAGVSVETRDISLAGRIIAVFPEYLTEDQRIPDALHELGELAKTPEANIIKLPNVSASIPQLKAAVAELQAQGYALPDYPDDPKTDEERDIQARYDKIKGSAVNPVLREGNSDRRAPASVKNYAKNHPHRMGAWSPESKTNVATMGVDDFRSTEKSVVISEAGSLRIELVGDDGSTTVLRESVPVLEGEVVDASVLHVAPLREFLTAQIARAKAEDVLFSVHLKATMMKVSDPIIFGHVVRAFFPKTFAQYGQTLAAAGLTPNDGLGGIYKGLESLPEGAAIKASFDAELAEGPALAMVDSDKGITNLHVPSDVIVDASMPAMIRTSGHMWGPDGQEADTLAVLPDSSYAGVYQAVIEDCRANGAYDPSTMGSVPNVGLMAQKAEEYGSHDKTFEIRTTGTVRLVDQNGNAVIEQTVSAGDIFRACQTKDAPIRDWVKLAVTRARATGNPAVFWLDETRAHDANLIAKVNAYLPEHDTEGLDIRILNPVEATKLSVERIRRGEDTISVTGNVLRDYLTDLFPILELGTSAKMLSVVPLMAGGGLFETGAGGSAPKHVQQLVKEDYLRWDSLGEFFALVPSLEQYADFTGNSRAKVLAHTLDRATATFLNEDKSPTRRVGGIDNRGSHFYLSLYWAQELAAQTDDADLAKAFAPLAETLAANEQKIVEELNAVQGKPADIGGYYRPDPAKAAKIMRPSTTWNETLASLS
- a CDS encoding DUF5713 family protein; protein product: MNISNQQVTAHSFLEALYRDGYYPDRAVDRGKEILLRLCERIEADRPADLSALYVLTQAATEEFNDLQDDDFDIETVAREEIAENFWFVAGAYGFADADVEELIATRDW
- a CDS encoding N-formylglutamate amidohydrolase, which produces MTSFDLLPGAGRSPVILHVPHSAREIPAEVRAGIVLDDVALERELDHIVDAHTARLAEEAARRARLMPWRFVNRLSRLVVDPERFPDGREEMLAVGMGAVYTRTTHGAELRPAGTDPEPLLARYFRPYARAMTDAVAERLAVTGRAVVIDVHSYPSAPLPYELHGAGPRPPVCLGTDSFHTPPELLAAAREAFGDVGLDSPFGGTYVPLEFYGREPRVSALMVEIRRDTYMTEPGGPAGPGLHRLAQALAALVDSLDSPDVRFRR
- a CDS encoding sigma-70 family RNA polymerase sigma factor, with protein sequence MDRADVGALVQSAVDGDAAAWKALVEGLSPLVWSVVRAHRLSDADAHEVYQTVWFRFAQHLGRIREPDKAKSWLASTARHESLKVLKSLRRLTVTDDPQLLDRISEDRTPEQSFIDSEEAAAQSERVRYLWQEFEELGERCRQLLRILMASPKPGYQEVSAALGIAVGSIGPLRQRCLRRLRARLEARGAV
- a CDS encoding S8/S53 family peptidase, which produces MAPQRFHEQFDQIQRSMPDVPLALGPDDASEFIYEKGVVLARDGRDAALVEETVRTHFTEATGLTGDHVRRDSPETNRSGITRIKVGDPGHGDRRGDRAVTHALRAMSEREGRAGHRLVSRNHVVSIAVNSCPGDEPVPAALSQGTNPAPAEAGHDPDTAVGVLVVDNGLTHDHGLVPLLAHVEGDLHGTETDGAGNLLQYVGHGTFIAGVLAAVAPNTDITVRNTLNDAGAILESELGEKLFEAVADGWPDLISLSAGTSNGRSDGLLGMDAFMQELRTHGTLLVAAAGNNASASPFWPAAYADLPEYQDVVLSVGALRGDGEFGACFSNHGSWVKVYAPGERLTSALTGFDAPVPYLYQHSTYEACRYGFTYVCTCQSPSHVGVLSEDGTPAKPDQVMFEGYAHWSGTSFATPVVAGLVAAHMTANKETDPRAARQQLLATNTQFAEVRGAHVPALRPAGWRPVPVVQRPVGA
- a CDS encoding CHAT domain-containing tetratricopeptide repeat protein, with translation MVFAAPNQALARAEEVLGSDPSPLHASVAHQVIGIWQRDWGDMRIALDHLRRARDLAARSESADREADVLAALGVALVHAGRTRQGLAALERGVEVGSGHTRARVLFRRAYASWVLGHHRAALEDVRRAVPVLRQADDVIWTARALTLRATVHLALGAVERADADFTAAEALWDTTGQEHDKADAVESRGLAAYRSGNIPAALRLLDEAQERYAKLGTPMFMLNIRRCEVLMAAGLAPEALAEADAAIGVLDGIGGQSTRKAELLLAAARAARLAGDAHTAIARADLAVRLFAGQRRTWWETHARLVLIEARVAAGRGSGRLVADAAAVADRLASFGAPAAPEASLLAGRIALGLGWREDAQRHLEVAARSRHSGPPLARMTGWAAQALWARAVGSDRRVLEACRRGLDVLDHHRTTLGASELRARATAQGAELAGLAARASLASGGPRRLLVWSERWRATVLSAPPTRPPADPELLSGLTAFREIAARAEAARMEGRPVPTLEREQRRLEREIRSRTLHMRGDAPGDGYRFDPRRLLERLGDDVRLVELAVLDGRVQVLLCAQGRVRRFEGGLLADAEREAEHVQAGLRRLAHPGAEARLPVVEAAGRRLEELLLGPAAAQLGSGPVVVVPPGRLHRVPWALLPSLRERVFSVSPSASSWLRARETVPPPGGRQVLVRGPGLATGGAEVPELAGRHGSATVLEYDDARVPRVLAELDGAALAHIAAHGTFRADSPLFSALRMADGPLIVHDFERLDRSPYRIILSCCDTARFASVGADELLGLVTALLPLGTAGVVACSAPVNDEAVVPLMLTLHKGLSTGASMAEALRDARASLPGDSVHQATGWAFSAFGAA